CTCAGACAACCCCTCTTATCCTCCTTCTTCCTTCCGGGCACACCCCGCCACCGCAGCTTGACAGCAGCATAAAGCACCGCATAAGGCCATTCATCCGACGTAGCTCGGTGCAAGAGGAGGATCATCGCGCGGGGAGATGAGCCGCTCTGGATCGTCGGAGATGACACTTTGGTTCTCTGTTCTTATTCTTTTGAGCGTCTCCGCCGTCGCCCATCATTTGCCCAGCGAGACCAGCACTTATGGCAAGCACGCAACATGAAACGTCGaccccttcttttcttctcccttcCTTGTACGATATCATAAGCAAACCGTCTTCTGCAGGTTTCATAAGCCTCGACTGTGGAGGCGCCGCAAACTCCAGCTATGAAGTCGAGAGCACGGACATAGAGTACACCTCCGATGACCGAAACATAAGCGCCGGAGAGAGTCACAGCATCGCATCCAATTACTTGAACTCGGTCTCAACACCACTACAGACCCTGAGAAGCTTCCCCAGTGGCTCTCGAAACTGCTACACCCTGACGACGGTGCAAAAGAACACGGCGTATCTCGTGCGAGCAACCTTCATGCACGGAGATTATGATGGCTCGCGAAGCGCCGGCAGTGGCGCTCAGCCGCTGCAGTTTGACCTCCACATCGACGTCAATTTCTGTAAGACCGTGAACATCACGGATGCATCCACAGCCTACACCGTTGAGGTCGTCGTCTACTTACTGGCCGATTCCGTGTCAGTGTGCCTGATAAATACTGGTTCCGGCACCCCTTTCATATCTGTTCTGGAGTTGAGGCCATTGAACGAGGCCCTCTATACTGACGTTCTAAACGGTACCACCAGTCTCGTCCTCTTCGTTCGACTCGACTTGGGAACCACGACGAACGACGTGATAAGGTAGGTGACAGATTTCAGACGTGAAGTCTTTTGATTTcacagagagcgagagagagagagagagctgcgtGTTGTGTTCAAGTAGGTAGTATTTATATTGCTAGGAAATGAAATGATGACGAGCGACTCATCCATTATGCAGGTATCCCGAGGACCGGTATGATCGGATGTGGGAACCGTTCGTCTCCTGGTCCGAGAGGCTCCATTTCCAGCCATCTTTGGACTCCCTAAACACCGCCTCGAACGTAACGAACAGCGTCGGTGATCGGGTCGAGCCGCCGCTGGTGGTCATGCAAACCGCGGCCGTCCCCCTCAATTCCAACAAGTTGGAGTTCTACTGGGACTTCGCGGACTCGGGCGCCCCCGTCAACGAGTTCTACGCCAACCTCCTCTTTTCGGAACTTCTCCCGAACAACTCGCGGGCGTTCAACATTTACCTCAATGGCCGCAACTTGTCCAGCGACTACAAGCCGCCCCAGCTCGTGTCGGACACCGTAAACAACGGTAACCGCCCCTTGACCCCGAGTCCGCGGTACGAGTGGGCTCTCAACTCAACCAACCCGTCCTCCCTTCCCCCAATCCTGAACGCGCTCGAGGTCTACACGCTTATGCATCTCAAGAACAACCTGACCGATTCCGACGACGGTATGTTGTAGTCTCCACCTTTCTTCGCTGGATTTAGGGTTTCGTAGTGTTTTTGAGTAATCTCGGTTTGGTCGGATCAACGTCAAGTTGCCACATATCTTCATAAAGGAACTAAATTAGTTCCCCAATTTCTTGGTGACTACAGTATCACATGCCTTGAATCCATTTAGGCCTTTGAATTACCCTGTGCAATCATTCTATCAAGCAAAGACATGTCATTTCCATGTCTGGAATTGCAATCTAATGGTTTTGCTTTTGGGAATCAGTTGCCGAAATCAACAAGATCAGGGTTCAGTATAGTGTGAAACGAAACTGGATGGGAGATCCATGTACTCCAAGCCAATATGCTTGGGAAGGCTTGAACTGTAGCAGCTCTGGTACTGACCTAACAAGGATCGTGGCCATGTAAGTTTTCGACTTAAGTTAATAAACTATTACACGATGTGGAAGATCAATCTACAAAATTATTAAGTATGCTTGAAATGTTCTACAGCAATTTGTCTTCAAGTGCATTAAATGGCCCGATATCCCCTAATTTTGCGATGCTCGAAAGAATCGAGTCCCTGTAAGTGCTACTAGCTTTATGCTTTTCTATGTTTGCTCTTTTACAATTCCTGTTAGATCAATTTGGAAATTATCTGCTCTTTATTATCATTAGCCTTAGTGTCGAActtaatgctcaagagattatccAACAACAAGCTGGATATACGCCCTTGATCTTATTATAACGCAGTTCATTATGATGTGGGAATTCTGAATCTGATGGCTTAACCGCAAGCAATTTCCATATCAGACAAATAAATTCTGTAAGGTGTCACATGAATCCTCATTTAGTGTTCTACCTGTCTCAATTGACATTGTTCATATATTTTATGGAACATCTGACCTCTGGATGTCAATTATCTTCTACTCATCTTAACTCTGAACTATAATCATAGTTATCTATGATAGGATTTAAGATGGTAGTGATTGATGTGGAATTATAGAAAATTTTATTATCCCTAACTGAAGAATTTTATGTTCAAATCTCAAATCTAGTCAAGAGATCATGTGCAAGAAGAAAATGGTATATAATCTGAAGGCAGAAGCGGGTCATATGAATTTTTTTGATATGGGTAGAATATAATTTCCAAGAGTGGCAGATCAGCTACCTTTGTACTCAACAATCATGAGTCAAGCTAACTTTTACTCACAATGATGAGTCGGGATGAAGGT
This DNA window, taken from Musa acuminata AAA Group cultivar baxijiao chromosome BXJ3-7, Cavendish_Baxijiao_AAA, whole genome shotgun sequence, encodes the following:
- the LOC135642009 gene encoding probable LRR receptor-like serine/threonine-protein kinase At1g51880 — translated: MSRSGSSEMTLWFSVLILLSVSAVAHHLPSETSTYGFISLDCGGAANSSYEVESTDIEYTSDDRNISAGESHSIASNYLNSVSTPLQTLRSFPSGSRNCYTLTTVQKNTAYLVRATFMHGDYDGSRSAGSGAQPLQFDLHIDVNFCKTVNITDASTAYTVEVVVYLLADSVSVCLINTGSGTPFISVLELRPLNEALYTDVLNGTTSLVLFVRLDLGTTTNDVIRYPEDRYDRMWEPFVSWSERLHFQPSLDSLNTASNVTNSVGDRVEPPLVVMQTAAVPLNSNKLEFYWDFADSGAPVNEFYANLLFSELLPNNSRAFNIYLNGRNLSSDYKPPQLVSDTVNNGNRPLTPSPRYEWALNSTNPSSLPPILNALEVYTLMHLKNNLTDSDDVAEINKIRVQYSVKRNWMGDPCTPSQYAWEGLNCSSSGTDLTRIVAINLSSSALNGPISPNFAMLERIESLDLSHNNLTESIPDDLGNLPLLRVLDLSGNDLTGEIPASLRQKSDAGTLIFRYDGNRYLCINATFCEATPGKSTSKKISTVVVVILCLIALLLLLGVIFFVWKLRKSSGKISKLVRGHRDNPFQLENRQFTYEELEKITNNFKNDIGKGGFGTVYHGCLEDGTQVAVKLRSHSSSQGTKEFLAEAQNLIRIHHKNLVSLVGYCMDGDHLALVYEFMSLGTLQDHLRGKSSGVTTLTWGQRLQIAVEAAQGLEYLHKGCRPPLVHRDVKTTNILLSDSLEAKIADFGLSRAFQNDADSHVSTTVVGTPGYLDPEYYFTYQLSEKSDVYSFGVVLLELITGQPPILRHPQHNASLVQWVHQRLATGNIEDIVDANLQSLYEVNSIWKTADIAFKCTSRTSQQRPTMTDVLMDLKEGLALELARETSELPSMSSKNLDAENTGISQTSTNEIQYLVGFSPAAR